The Sphingobacteriales bacterium nucleotide sequence TATAGCGAACAAACAGATGCACAAAAATTCAAATGGTTAGAATATCATAAATGGAGAATAAACATGGAATGGTACACACCAATTTCTAAAAGCCCAACAAAGCCATTAGTACTTAAACTAGCTGCGAAATTTGGATACTTAGGTGCATACAATAAAAATATTGGTGTTACACCATTTGAGCGTTTCCAATTAGGTGGAAATGGTATACCAAACAACGTTACCTTATTTGGTACTACAATCTTAGCACAAAGAGGTTACGAAGGTCCATATTCTAACGAAGGTGGCGACCCAATATTTAATAAATTCTTGTTAGAATTAAGATATCCATTCTCATTAAATCCAACAGCAACAGTATATGGTGTGTTATTTGCAGAAGCAGCAAATACTTATCAATCTATAAAAGACTATAATCCATTTAAACTTAAAAAGAGTGTAGGTGTTGGTATCAGAGCAATTCTTCCAATGTTTGGTTTAATTGGTATCGATTATGGTGTAAGATTTGATAATGCAAACGGTAGTTCATTCAATTCAACATCTGGATTTTTTGACTATATTGGCAAAAATGGAAACATTACATTCATCCTAGGTTTTGAGCCAGAATAAAAGTTTGGTACGAATATTGGAATATATAATTCAAATTTAAAAAAGATAAAATGAAAAAAGTAACTTTAATCATCGCAGTATTTGCAATTTCTATTTGTGGTGCATTTGCTCAAAGGTTTGCTTATGTAGATACTAAGTATATTTTAGATAAAATGCCAGAATATAAAAAAGCACAAGCTACCTTAGATGAGCAAGCTGCGCAATGGCAAAAAGAAATAGACAACAAGTCTGAACAGCTAAAAAAGATGTACACAAAATACCAAGCTGAAGAATTTTTGCTATCTGCAGATTTGAAAAAACAAAGAGAAGATGAAATCATCAAAGCTGAAGATGAAATTCAAGAATTACAAAAAAAACGTTTCGGATATAGTGGCGATTTGTTCACTAAAAGACAAGAACTAGTTCAGCCTGTGCAAGACAAAGTATTTGATGCTGTACAAAAAATTGCAGAACAACGCGCTTACGATTTTATTTTCGACAAAGCATCTGGTGGCGCAACTATGTTGTACACCAATCCAAAATATGATGTAAGTGAAGAAGTATTAAAAAAACTAGGATTATAATAAAAATAAATAATTATACCATCATTAAATAAATTAATTAATCAAATCAATACAAAAAAATGAAAAAAATTATCACAGTATTAGCGTTTTTAATTGCCTTATCAAGCACATCATTAGCTCAAAATAAGTTTGGCTACATGAATTCCTTAGAGCTTATCTCATTAATGCCAGAAACACAAGTAGCAGACTCATCTTTACAAAAATATGCTTTTGAATTACAAACTTTAATGGAAAAGATGTATAAAGAATATGATACAAAAGCAAACGATGCAGCAACTAAAAAACAAAAAGGATTGCTAACACCAGAACAAGAAGAAGTTGTACTTATTGAGCTTCAAGACTTAGAAAAAAGAATTAATGATTTTCAAAGTTCTGCAGAAGAAAAAGTAGAAACAAAAAGACAAAAAGCATATGATCCAATTCTTAAGAAAGCAAATGATGCAATAAAAACTGTAGCAAAAGCAAATGGATATACTTACATTTTTGATACAAGTGCACAAGCTTTATTATATGCTGTTGAAGGTGATGATATTATTGAATTAGTAAAAAAACAATTAAACATCCAAGCACCTAAAACTACTGCACCTAAAACTACTACTGCTCCAAAATAATTTATAGAATGGATTTTAATTATCCTATCGGAATATTTGATTCAGGTATTGGCGGCCTAACGGTCGCCAATGCTATTTTAAAACAATTGCCAAACGAGCATATTGTTTATTTTGGTGATACAGCACACTTGCCTTATGGTGATAAATCTGCTGATGCCATAAAATCTTATGCTAAGAAAATAGGCAATTTTTTAGTTGATAAACATGCAAAAATAATTGTGATTGCATGCAACACAGCTTCTTCTGTTGCGTATGATTTACTAACCAAATCTACACCAGAGCATGTACAAATTATCAATGTGATAGACCCAGTTGTACATTATATCATTCAGAAAAAATATAAAAAAGTTGGTGTAATTGGTACACAAGGAACTATTAAATCAAATATCTATCAACAAAAAATACATTTGCAAGATAGTAGTATAAAAGTGCATCAACTTGCTACACCATTGCTTGCTCCAATGATTGAATCTGGTTTTGTACATGGACAAATTAGTGATTTGGTTATTGAAGAATATTTACAACATGCAAATTTACAAGACATAGATACTTTAATTTTAGGCTGTACGCACTACCCATTGATAAAAAAAGAAATAGAACATTATTACAATAAACATAATAAAAATGTGGAGGTGCTTGCTACTAATGAAATTGTAGGTAAGTATGTAAAACAATTTATGATAGAAAATGGTTTATTGAATGTTGCAGACACTGCAGCAAAACATAGTTTCTATGTATCAGATTATTCAGATACTTTTGCCAAAACAACTAACCTTTTCTTCGGTAAGAAAATAGAACTAAAAGCAATAAAGTTATAGACTACCCTTTATTTGGAATTTTACTCATGGCACGTTCTGTAATTGCTGTAATACTCAAACTTGGATTTACACCAGGATTTGCTGAAATCATAGCACCATCACAAACCATCATATTCTGATAATTAAACACTTTGTTTTCTTTATCAATTACTCCAGATTGTGCATCTTTTCCCATACATGCACCACCTAAAATATGTGCTGTAGTTGGAATGCCAAACAATGTTTCAGAACTCATTACCATTGCTTTTCCATCTACAATTTTTTCTACTTCGTGTGCAAGTTCTTGTGCTTTTGGATTGAATGCTGTTGGTGCTGGTCCATTATCCATATTTGTTTTCATGCCACCAAACATATTTCTTTTAAAACGCAAAGTAGAATCTATACTTTCCATATATAATAATATTTGTGTGCGTTTACTCCAATCATCCACAAAAAATGCTTTTAAATTATTAATTGGGTTTAGTATAAAATCTTTAATCATATTAAATAACCTTACCACAATATTTTTGCCAGTAACCATTGGCGCCATAAATATGCGCCAAAATCCTGATCCTTCTGAATATTTTACAGGTTCTATATGTCTATGTTCATCAATGTGAATGATAGAACCAATAGCTATGCCTTCTGAGAATGAAATATTTTTATCAAAAGTTGTAACACCTATTAAGCTTTCAGAGTTAGTTCTAATTCCAGAGCCTACTGTATCTGATAGGTTTGGCAATGATGTGTCTTTTAATTTTAATAATAAATCTACTGTACCTAATACGCCACCAGAAAAAATTACACCTTTAGTTTTTACACTATATTTTTTTGCAAAATAGGATAAAGAATCTTTGAATTTAATTTCATAACCTGCACTTCCATCATTAGATAATGGAACAACATCATAGACTATTTTTTCTGCTAAAATTTTTGCACCTAGTTGTTGTGCTAGATATAAATAATTTTTGTCCAAGGTATTTTTTGCATTAAATCTACAACCAATCATACAACCACCACATAGATTGCAACCTGTTCTGCTTGGTCCTTTTCCATCAAAATATGGATCTGGCACAGTTATATCTTTCTTGCCAAAATAAACAGCAACATTGGTTTTGTCAAAAGCATCTGGTCGTCCTATATTTGTTGCTAATTGCTGCATTACTTTGTCGCTTTTGCTCATGAATGGATTTCTTTCAGCACCCAACATTTTTAATGCAGTTTGATAAAATGGTTTTAAGTCTTCTTCCCAGTTTTCTAAGCCATTCCAGTGTCCAGAATTATAAAATTCTGATTTTGGTATAGGCAATGTATTGGCATATACTAAAGAACCACCACCAACGCCAACACCACTTACAATTGCAACATGACGATAGAATGTAAGCTTAAATAAGCCTTGCAATCCAAGTTTTGGCATCCACATCCATTTGCGCAAATTCCAGTTTGTTTTAGCAAAATCTTCTGGTTTGTTAAACCATTTTCCTTTCTCTATGACTAATACTTTATAGCCTTTTTCTGAAAGCCGAAGCGCTGATACTGAACCACCAAATCCACTACCTATAATTACATAATCATATTCTACATTTTCCATATACTAATTTAGGAAAATAAATTTATAATTAAATTAATGTTTGTAATTTATTAAGACAATCTAAGTACGTTTCTCATCCATGGTTCAGGAATTTCTCCGTTTCTGGCTGTATTGTAATCTTCGTACGTACATGGAATAAGATGATATATAGTGCTTTCGTTTCTTTTTACAGGAATTTTCATCCACCATCTTTCTGTTTTTTTGCTTTTTAAGAAAGTAAAATACTCACTATCTATACTAGTTGTATAATGATAGAAATTATCTTCGCTTGTAATTGGATAATCTTGTTTTCTTAGTTTTACACCTTCAATAAAATACCATACCATTTGCGCAACTTGATGTGCCGTAATGCCTTTTATATCTTCATTTGGATTGAAATTATAAAACCCAATTGAGTTTAGCATATCACTCATGCCTGCAAAACGTGCTAGCATGCATGCTTCATCTCCAAATAGTCCATTTGGTGATGGTGCTTTTTGTGCAGGTGCATCTGAATATCTGATTGCATTAATATCAAAACTTACTAAATCTGCTTCTCTAATTAATGGTTCTGCTTCAAATATATTTTGCCTTATTTTGCCTACTCTTAATGCATCAAATTGATAATTATGGATTATTTCTTGTATGCTTTTCTTTATAAAGTAAGATTGATATCCAACTAAATTATATCTTTTTAGATAATCTGTTTTTAGTATATCATAAATATATCTTTTATAATTGTCTTCTTGGTTGTCTTCTATATCTATATTTGAGCTAATTTGTGTGAGTTGTATTTCATTTTCAAAAATCTGATATGCTTGATATTGTGCTAGTGTGAATGAAATATCTCCACCAAGAATAATTATTTTCAAATTATTTTTAAAAGCATCTTTTATTGTTTCTGCAACTGCTACCAAAGTATCTTGATATGTAGTTCCTGCTTTGATATTACCTAAGTCTACTATTTTTGTTTGTTCGAAAAATGGTGCGTAGCTATATAGTTTTTTTCTAATAACATTTGGTGCTAGTTCTGTTCCTTTATTTTCTACATATCCTCTAAAATCTTCTATTCCTAGTAGTGCAATATCATAAGTTTCTATGTCTTCGGTATTCAATTTATAGAATGCAACATTACTATCTAATTGTTGATTTTGCAGAAGCAAATCATGGTATAATTCTTTTGGAATAGGCTGGACGAAATCAAAAAACATATTGTTATTTTGTGTGTTAAGTTAGTTAATGCAAGACTTTATAATGAAAAATAAACTCAACTTGTGTGGATTACTTTTTGGCTATGCACAGATAATAATCGAAGATAGGTTCTTTTTTTATTAAAATACTAGAAAATACATTTAAGTGCTCAGATTTTAGAAAAGCTTCATATTCTTGCAAGTCATATTGGTGTGGATGCAAAGCATCTCCAGGCAATATTTGAAATATTTTTTTGAGTATTGCAAATCTATGTGCATCTACAGAAACATATATTTGTCCACCTTTTTTTAATGCGTTTGCTAATTTATGATAGGCTAGTTGTATGTCTGCTACATGGTTGATAGCATTTAGACAAAAAATAACATCATACTTTTCAATTACATCAATTTCTTCGATGCTTTTGGAAATAAATTGTGTGTGTGTGTAATTGCTTACATCGAAATGTGGCAATGCTTGATATTGATTGATTAATGGATCTACGGCATCTACTTTATTTTTATCTAATACCATAAAAATGCCTGCTGGTCCACAACCTGCGTCTAATACTTGTAGTTGTTCTAATTTGGGTAAATCAGGAATATGTTGCAAAAAGTCTATCCAATATTTTTTTTTCCAGCTTAGGTATTCATCTACATTTTTATGTTTTAAATAGCGTTGCCACCATTTAATTTCTAGTTGTTGTGCTACTTTCCATTTTAGATTACTTACCATTCTGTACTTTAATACTTATTTGATAGTTTCTGCATTTCTGATTTGTTCTAGCATTACACGTACTGTAGTAAATGATACAATTTTATCTTTAAAATATTCTAATGCATATTTTTTCTCTTCATCAGTTGCATGATAGTGATTTAGAATGTTCAATAAATGCATTTTCATGTGTCCTTGTTGAATACCTACTGTAGTTAAAGCACGTAATGCTGCAAAATTTTGTGCTAAGCCTGCAACTGCACAAAATTGCATTAACTCTTCAGCATTTGGATTGCCAAGAATTTGTAAAGCAATTTTTACAATTGGGTGCAGTTGCGTTAGCCCACCAACTGTACCAACAGCCAATGGCAAATCTATCCAAAATTTGAATATATCATTTTCTATGGAACAGTGTGTTAAAGAACCATAGCTGCCATCTTTTGCTGCGTAAGTGTGTCCGCAAGCTTCAACAGCTCTAAAATCATTTCCTGTTGCAATGATTAAAGCATCAACGCCATTGTAAATTCCTTTGTTGTGTGTAGTTGCCCTGTGCGGATCTACTTCTGCAATTTTTACTGCCAATCTAAATTTTTCAGCAAACTCTTGTGCTGTAATACTTCCAAAGTTTCCAAGTTCTTCTACCTTACAAGATACTGTTGCTCTTACAATACAATTTGGTGTATAGTTTGAGACAATAGACATTATAATATTTATATTGCCTAATGCTTGTTCTTGCGCTATACTTTTCATTTGTGATGCAAATTCTTCTAAACATGTATTGATGAAATTTGCACCCATTGAATCGCATGTATTAAATGATGCTTTGAGTTGATAATAATTTGGTTCATGGTGTGTCATATCTATCAACTCAATATCTGTAATGCCACCACCACGTTGCTCCATGTTGAATGTGATGTAGTGTGCGGCATCTATTAATTGTTGTTTTATATTTGGAAATTGTTTTTTTAGTTTTGTACCATCGCCACCAAATTGAAAATGTACTTGACCTATTTTTGTTGTTCCTAATACTTCTGTTTTAAAACCACCACGTTCGCTCCAAAATTTTCCGCTTTTCGACATTCTTTGCTGCAACAACAGAACTTTCTTCTATTGCCATTGGCAAACAATACCATTTATCATTTATTAAAAAATTGGGTGCTACTGAAAATGGAAAGAAATAGTTTGTTATGGTGTTTTCAGAAAATTCGTCTAACTTTTTTTGTGTTGCCAAATCTTTGTGCCAAAATGATAGTAGTGTTTCTTTGGCTTGTTCATCATTATTCAGATAGTCTGCAACCAACCAATCTATTTTCTGACTTTTGCTTAACTTAGAATATCCTTCTATGTTTTTCATATATTATTATTTTGCTTTTAAAAATGCCTGTGCTAATTTTAAACCTTCAATCTGTGCATCTAAATATTGGTGCAATGCATCATAACTTTGTTCAGCATATTTTAATAATGTAGATGCTTGACCATATATACTATTTGCATGTAGTTTGCTCATTAGATAATAACCATCTAAGAAATTTTTTATTCCACCAGAAATAATAAATTCTTTGTCTTGTTGCAAAGTTCCATTATTTTCTTTAAGAATATCGTTAATAAAACTTACCATTTCTGTTGCACTATGCCCAATATTTGCAATTGAATCGTATAAACTTTGTTTTTCTGTTTGGTTTCTTAGCAGCTCTAATTTTGAGAAATTTGTACCACCATGTGCTGCAAACTCAATAGCTTGAATTGGTAATTCTAATAATTCTTTTAGACTTCGTTTTCCAAATCCTTGTCCAACTTCTTTTACAATAATATTTGTTTTTAGTACATCTATTAGTCTTTTTAATGTATCAATTGGTGGATATTTAATTTTATCGCCTTCTGGTTGTAGCCATTCTTGCAATGGATTGATATGTACTATTAAACCATCTGCTTGTAATTTATCTATTAGTTCAGTTATTTTATGTACGTTGTTTTGATCTAATAAAATCTCTATCTGTGCAATACCTAAATTTGCATAAAAAGGAACATCATCGCCTAATATTTTTCTTAAATCAAAATCTGGTAATCTATCATTGCTATCTAACAAAGAACGACAAGAACCTAAGCTCATGCCCATTTTGAAATGTGCGCAAGCTTGTGCTAAATTATGATTGATTTGATATGCTTTCTCAGTGCCACCAGTCATACTAGAAACCCAGATTGGCGTTTGTATTGTTTTGTTGAGAAATCTTTTACTAGTTAGGTTTTTATTTGGATGCGCAGCTAACAATGGCTCGTAGTAAAATCTATCATCTATTTGCTGTGTAGATACTTGTGCTTGGAAAGCCAGCTGAATATGGTCTTGCTTTCTATTGCTTGCATTACTGTCTTGTATGTTTGTTTGTTGTTCCAAAAATATTTATTTCTGTTTTAATGAATAGGCAATACCTTGTATATCTTTTTGCCAAAGGTCTCTTTTGTGTCTGAAACACCAACCAGCTGTTTGATATAGATGTTCATCTTTCCCTTCAAATAAATTAAATACAAAATACATTCTTTTTTCTTGATTTGTAGATGCAATGATACCAGAAATGTGTACTTCTCTAGTTTTAAATTGATTTATATTGAATGTTGTATCTTTTTCTACCTGTGGTTCTCTAATTCCATTTTTCAATTGATTGACTAATGAATCTGCCATGATGTTAAATCCATTTATTCCTGGTTTTTTGCCATAATCACAAAGTATAAAAAACACATCTCTATAATCATTTTTTAGTCCAAGTATTAAATTTTGAACCGGAAATACGTCTTTATCTTTTTTTAGGTATGATGGATATTCTATGCTAATATTATCGTTTTGAAATACTTTAGGTTTTTCGCTGTATTTGCAAGCTGTGATCAATAGAATAGTAAATAGGAAATAAATATTTGCACATTTTTTCATGGTACAAATATAATCAAATCTTCAAGCAGTTTGGTGTTTGATTTTTGTAAATAATTCTAAACGATATTAAATGTATTTTATTGTTTCATGCTGGCAATCCACTCTTTTATAAGTGCAACGCCTTCTGTGTGTACAGTGCTTCTTCCTAATTCTGGCATCATGGCTTCTAAGTCTGTACTTTCCATTCTATATGTAAGTATTGATTCTTCTGGTTTGCCTGGAACAATATCGTACATTCTGTCACCACTTCCTTTTCCTGCTGCTACTGGACTTTTCATTACGCCCCAACTTTCTGGATTTTTTTCTGATAATAAGAGCAACAAACCGCTTGTGTTTGCGCTGCCTTCTGCTCTATGGCAATGCGCACAATTTATTTCTAAGTATCCTTTGGCTCTTTCTTCTACTGTGCCACTGTGTACATCATCCCATTTTGCTATTTTATTCTGAATATTTTCTTCTTTGTTATATCCTGTTAGATATCCAAATTCTGTCCACTTATCTAATTGATTTTTTGAACCATCGGCGTATTTAAAATCATGGTTTAAGTATCTTACTTTTGGTCCAATTGGTACTGCAATATTCTTTAGGTTGTGGCAGTTTTTACATTGATTTTTATTTGGTACTGAGTAATTAATTTCATGTTTATTTTTTTCAGCATCAACATAAGCTATTTTATAATTTCCGCCTATCACTTCCAATGTTGCTTCTGTTTGCTCTTCATTCCAAACATAAGGCAAGGTTTCCCACTTATCTTTAGTCTTAATTAATAATCTTGTTTCTATAATTCTTTTGCCTTTGTCTAAGTTTGTATAATCATGATGATAATAGAAATTTTTGATTAATACTGTACCATCAGGAAAATCAAGTGATTCATCTTTATTGTATTTTGCTGCTGTGCCTTTTGGCATCCATACAAATCTTGCTTTCTCGGCATAATCTGTGAACAATGGCGTGATTAAGTCATATGGCAATACACCATCATTAGGTAATAAATCACTCATCTTACCTTTGAAGAAATTATACTGAGATAATTTTTCAAATGGTTTGGCATTGATGTCTACAGTAA carries:
- a CDS encoding OmpH family outer membrane protein, producing MKKIITVLAFLIALSSTSLAQNKFGYMNSLELISLMPETQVADSSLQKYAFELQTLMEKMYKEYDTKANDAATKKQKGLLTPEQEEVVLIELQDLEKRINDFQSSAEEKVETKRQKAYDPILKKANDAIKTVAKANGYTYIFDTSAQALLYAVEGDDIIELVKKQLNIQAPKTTAPKTTTAPK
- a CDS encoding OmpH family outer membrane protein translates to MKKVTLIIAVFAISICGAFAQRFAYVDTKYILDKMPEYKKAQATLDEQAAQWQKEIDNKSEQLKKMYTKYQAEEFLLSADLKKQREDEIIKAEDEIQELQKKRFGYSGDLFTKRQELVQPVQDKVFDAVQKIAEQRAYDFIFDKASGGATMLYTNPKYDVSEEVLKKLGL
- a CDS encoding GMC family oxidoreductase, producing the protein MENVEYDYVIIGSGFGGSVSALRLSEKGYKVLVIEKGKWFNKPEDFAKTNWNLRKWMWMPKLGLQGLFKLTFYRHVAIVSGVGVGGGSLVYANTLPIPKSEFYNSGHWNGLENWEEDLKPFYQTALKMLGAERNPFMSKSDKVMQQLATNIGRPDAFDKTNVAVYFGKKDITVPDPYFDGKGPSRTGCNLCGGCMIGCRFNAKNTLDKNYLYLAQQLGAKILAEKIVYDVVPLSNDGSAGYEIKFKDSLSYFAKKYSVKTKGVIFSGGVLGTVDLLLKLKDTSLPNLSDTVGSGIRTNSESLIGVTTFDKNISFSEGIAIGSIIHIDEHRHIEPVKYSEGSGFWRIFMAPMVTGKNIVVRLFNMIKDFILNPINNLKAFFVDDWSKRTQILLYMESIDSTLRFKRNMFGGMKTNMDNGPAPTAFNPKAQELAHEVEKIVDGKAMVMSSETLFGIPTTAHILGGACMGKDAQSGVIDKENKVFNYQNMMVCDGAMISANPGVNPSLSITAITERAMSKIPNKG
- a CDS encoding arginase family protein, giving the protein MFFDFVQPIPKELYHDLLLQNQQLDSNVAFYKLNTEDIETYDIALLGIEDFRGYVENKGTELAPNVIRKKLYSYAPFFEQTKIVDLGNIKAGTTYQDTLVAVAETIKDAFKNNLKIIILGGDISFTLAQYQAYQIFENEIQLTQISSNIDIEDNQEDNYKRYIYDILKTDYLKRYNLVGYQSYFIKKSIQEIIHNYQFDALRVGKIRQNIFEAEPLIREADLVSFDINAIRYSDAPAQKAPSPNGLFGDEACMLARFAGMSDMLNSIGFYNFNPNEDIKGITAHQVAQMVWYFIEGVKLRKQDYPITSEDNFYHYTTSIDSEYFTFLKSKKTERWWMKIPVKRNESTIYHLIPCTYEDYNTARNGEIPEPWMRNVLRLS
- a CDS encoding type 2 isopentenyl-diphosphate Delta-isomerase, translated to MEQQTNIQDSNASNRKQDHIQLAFQAQVSTQQIDDRFYYEPLLAAHPNKNLTSKRFLNKTIQTPIWVSSMTGGTEKAYQINHNLAQACAHFKMGMSLGSCRSLLDSNDRLPDFDLRKILGDDVPFYANLGIAQIEILLDQNNVHKITELIDKLQADGLIVHINPLQEWLQPEGDKIKYPPIDTLKRLIDVLKTNIIVKEVGQGFGKRSLKELLELPIQAIEFAAHGGTNFSKLELLRNQTEKQSLYDSIANIGHSATEMVSFINDILKENNGTLQQDKEFIISGGIKNFLDGYYLMSKLHANSIYGQASTLLKYAEQSYDALHQYLDAQIEGLKLAQAFLKAK
- a CDS encoding methyltransferase domain-containing protein; this encodes MVSNLKWKVAQQLEIKWWQRYLKHKNVDEYLSWKKKYWIDFLQHIPDLPKLEQLQVLDAGCGPAGIFMVLDKNKVDAVDPLINQYQALPHFDVSNYTHTQFISKSIEEIDVIEKYDVIFCLNAINHVADIQLAYHKLANALKKGGQIYVSVDAHRFAILKKIFQILPGDALHPHQYDLQEYEAFLKSEHLNVFSSILIKKEPIFDYYLCIAKK
- the murI gene encoding glutamate racemase; the protein is MDFNYPIGIFDSGIGGLTVANAILKQLPNEHIVYFGDTAHLPYGDKSADAIKSYAKKIGNFLVDKHAKIIVIACNTASSVAYDLLTKSTPEHVQIINVIDPVVHYIIQKKYKKVGVIGTQGTIKSNIYQQKIHLQDSSIKVHQLATPLLAPMIESGFVHGQISDLVIEEYLQHANLQDIDTLILGCTHYPLIKKEIEHYYNKHNKNVEVLATNEIVGKYVKQFMIENGLLNVADTAAKHSFYVSDYSDTFAKTTNLFFGKKIELKAIKL